Part of the Odontesthes bonariensis isolate fOdoBon6 chromosome 15, fOdoBon6.hap1, whole genome shotgun sequence genome, TGAATAAATTCAGGACCTCGGGGCACGGAGGTCTGGACTGGGCCAGACACTGTGGAGTCAGCAGCGTTAGTCATGACGGACTGTCACACGGTTCAGGCCCCGCCCACTGTAGCTGCAACAGAGTGACTCAGCAGAAAGGCAAAGAGCAGCAGGGCAGCGGTCTGCTGGCAGCTGCGGGTTTTTGTCCCCTGCAGCGTGTTTAAAGAACAAATAAATACCTTTGAACAacattaaacttgttttgaaacGCTGTTTTCAATAACCGACTTTCTGATTCGCATCAATTCTGATGCTTTTCAGTCGAGGGTAACGTAGAGTCGTCTCTCTTTTCATATCCCTTCAACATCCATGCCGGAAACAAGACATGTGGTGCTCAAAGACAAGCAGAACGCTGCCTCACTGATGTTGTTTAGAGCAGTGCGATAACTCCAGAGGACGCCGTTACTCCCTACATGGCCAGCTGCAGCCCACCGTCCACCACCAGCACCTGTCCTGTAATGTAGGATGACTCCAAAAGGAAGAGGACAGCCTGGGCTGCCTCCTCTGGCGTGCCAAATCTCCCCAGAGGGATGGACCGCGCTCCGTCCTCTTCCCTCAGCCCTGCGGTCATGTCGGTGTGTATGAAACCTAAAAGGGGAGAGCAGTGAGCTGACAGAGGCAGAGATAAGAAAGGTGACGGCAGAGGACAGAGAATACATGTTCTGTACCTGGAGACAGCACGTTGACCCTGATGTTGCGTGAAGCGACTTCTTTAGCAAGCGAGCGAGTGAATCCTTCTAAACCAGCTTTACTGGCACTGTAGACACACTGGCCAGCGTTCCCTTTTAGGCCCACTACAGAGCCTGCAAACATCAAATACAAATCCATTAAGCATCCATCCATGCTTGGTGTGACAGAAATGTTCCAAAATGAAACCATACCTCGTTTTCCCACCCAGCAAATACAAATTGCCAATCACATCCACAGCTATGTCTGATGGATGAGGGCTTCCTGCCTCTGAGTCTGAGAAAGGTTCTCATTATTGTATGTGACATAAGACAACTCAGTAACAAGGAGCCTAATGAGCTGCATGGGTGAAGCCACTTTATTCAGGTCACAAAATCCTGACTTCCCATCCTGTTTTGGTCTATTACAACATAAAATAAGAATGTAATGCTTTTCaattaaacaaacaacaaaacacataATTATAATTATGATGAAACTTGAAAAAATTGTTTGGAAAAAAGATTAATAGTTTCTTggcaaaaatgtgaaaacaaacagcacaaagcgcctttaaacttaaaccaaaaaAGTGAAACTGTCATCTACTGCCACCTGGTGGCTAAACTGCACAGAAGTAGTCAGTACCTATATTAACGATGGCCGCTCCCTGGGTGTGCAGCATGCTGCGCAGCGCTGCCCTGCATGTCAGCATGCAGCCCAGCAGGTTGGTGTGAAGCAGAGCCACCATGTCTTCTGGCTTGGTCCTCAGTAACAGAGCATCCCTGAGCGGTCAGACAGAGTAACGAACAGATCAGCCAGAAAGCTGCAAACTCCTCTATGATAATAACATTATGTCCACAGAATATGATATTAATATACCAAATAGAGCATCTCCATCCTGGTGCTCACCTGTTGATGCCAGCAGCATTCACAAGATACGAGATGCTCCCACAGGTCCTCTGGATCGTGTCAAAGGTTTTCTGGACCTCCTGCTCTTTAGAGATGTCACAGCTGAAAGCCGCGTGGTCAGCTACAGAGCATACACACACCAGGCCTGTGAGTTATTTACCTGTTAGGACACTGCAGTTTATTCACGGCAGCTACAGGCCCCGGAAGTCTGGACAGATTAACACTGATTTCAATGATTTACGCTTTGTTCCAAGCCTAAGTGTAAttgaaaatagaataaaaacagaatgtcaaatgttgaaacagagaaaatgttttttttttttttttaaacatatattaattttgaatttgatgccatTAACACATTTCCGATGTGTTGGGGGCACATTAGTGCACATGAATAACCCGAACAGCAGGGAAGATTTGGCAGGGCTGCATAATGAAAGAGTGTGGGTTCTGAACTggtctgcctgcagtccaggttgtaaaaaatacataacaacaacaaaagatatAACAATTTAAAGGATGCTTAAAGGATTAAGCATTAAGGATTAAGTTAAGCTTTAAAGGATAAGCTTAACTGCCATATGAAGCAAGAGCGGAAGGTATTTTGCTTTAAAAACTACAATAAGTGATCTTGACATTCCTAAACACACAATGTTCTGTAAAAAGAAGAGATGATACAAAACAGTGTAGGCGAATAAAGTGTAAAAAGATGCATTTCAACCAACAGCATTCAGATCTTTTTTAGAAAAGACATCTAAAACATTATTTCAGCTCTGCATCTGCGGCCTTTCCACCGAGGCCTCAGCATCAGGGTAAACGAGACGAATTAAGTGCGCTCAAGTGTGTTGCTCCACCCCGTCAGTGCTCAGCACTATCACACTATGGTCTACAGGAAAATATTTGGGTCTTTGAGCAAAAACAATCTGAGATGAACATCGCTCGAAATAAAAAGTTTTGCAATCACGACCATTGCTGCTTCCACTGTCTGCAGAAAAGGTGACAATGCCACGATTCAGAGTACCCTGCAGACAAGGAAGTGAGCCTCAACCAGATTAATTAGAATAAATCTGTTTATATTACACATTTCTGTGGGGCTTTGTGAGTTTTAAATGGTGTCTTTGAGCAAAACCGCTGTGAAAGAGTCTCCCACTCCGCCAAATGAATGAGGTTGAATGGTGTGTTTACAGACAGTAACAACTATTTGGACAACTTAAAGCTAACAGATTTTATGAGCAATTGTGGACATTAAACCTGAGTTGActgagacagaaagatggaaataAAATGCTGAAAACACTCAATCAATTAGAAATGTTCAGTTCTGCAAGCTCCATCCCAAATGTTCAGGCTAATCTCA contains:
- the cbr4 gene encoding carbonyl reductase family member 4, with the translated sequence MSRLAVVCGGSRGIGKSVSRLLAERGCRLVVVSRNEDAARATVATLHGADHAAFSCDISKEQEVQKTFDTIQRTCGSISYLVNAAGINRDALLLRTKPEDMVALLHTNLLGCMLTCRAALRSMLHTQGAAIVNIGSVVGLKGNAGQCVYSASKAGLEGFTRSLAKEVASRNIRVNVLSPGFIHTDMTAGLREEDGARSIPLGRFGTPEEAAQAVLFLLESSYITGQVLVVDGGLQLAM